A stretch of Candidatus Vicinibacter affinis DNA encodes these proteins:
- a CDS encoding redoxin domain-containing protein: MKFSLSDFCFRIFVLVFLLFSFNQSDGQTIRGVFSGQPNQPIKLKGYEGFDTYVIDSAVTDEKGSFELSYSKNDQGMGYLVSADEKPFFVVLCGEPIQLKGTDLALPETIKLIAGKENNLFKQYTSEHARREQTLSAWDYLEKIYRLDTLFRSYEDSRQFIFKEKRRIQAEDNLFLASLPKNSYVCWYLPIRKLIGSASVIAQFRPNEIPTAISSFRAMDYMDERLSKSGMLNDLMESHFWLIENSGRSLDSVYLEMKISIDCMIQNLKSDEKKLNEIGNQLFKLLERSSLFAASEHLSLRLLNDSSCTLNQDLAARLESYRAMKKGNSAPEIEFRGDVLAPAYEAGKIPEKLSDVNSNYTVVIFGASWCPQCPVELSQMIRKYPAWKAHNVEVVFVSLDDSKQAFKSFASVFPFISICDYKKWESPNVKKYHVFATPTIYLLDHKQEILLRPHSVSQLDSWIDWYLLKGNK; encoded by the coding sequence ATGAAATTTAGTCTTTCAGATTTCTGCTTCAGAATCTTCGTGCTGGTTTTCCTGTTATTTTCTTTCAATCAGTCAGATGGTCAAACAATCCGGGGCGTTTTTTCTGGACAGCCCAATCAGCCAATCAAACTCAAGGGTTATGAGGGTTTTGATACCTACGTGATTGACAGTGCAGTAACCGATGAAAAAGGCTCGTTCGAACTTTCTTACAGCAAAAATGATCAGGGCATGGGCTATCTGGTCTCAGCTGACGAAAAACCCTTTTTTGTGGTTTTGTGCGGAGAACCAATTCAATTGAAGGGGACTGATTTGGCCTTACCGGAAACCATAAAGCTCATTGCCGGCAAGGAAAATAATCTATTTAAGCAATACACCTCGGAGCATGCGCGTCGGGAACAAACCCTGAGCGCATGGGATTATTTGGAGAAAATTTACCGTCTCGATACGCTCTTTAGGAGTTATGAAGATTCAAGACAATTCATATTCAAGGAAAAGCGACGCATCCAGGCAGAGGATAATTTGTTTTTGGCAAGCTTGCCAAAAAATTCTTACGTGTGCTGGTATTTACCGATTCGCAAACTCATAGGGTCAGCATCGGTGATTGCACAATTCCGACCGAATGAAATACCGACCGCTATTTCTTCATTCAGGGCCATGGATTACATGGATGAACGCTTATCCAAAAGTGGCATGCTGAACGATTTAATGGAAAGTCATTTTTGGCTCATCGAAAACAGTGGACGTTCGTTAGATTCCGTTTATCTTGAAATGAAGATTTCCATAGACTGTATGATCCAAAACCTGAAATCAGATGAAAAAAAGTTGAATGAAATAGGCAACCAACTATTTAAACTGTTGGAAAGAAGCAGTCTGTTTGCAGCATCAGAACATCTCTCCTTGAGACTACTCAATGATTCATCATGTACCCTGAACCAAGATTTGGCAGCCCGGCTGGAAAGCTATCGTGCCATGAAAAAAGGAAATTCAGCACCAGAGATAGAATTCCGGGGCGATGTACTGGCTCCCGCTTACGAAGCAGGGAAGATTCCCGAAAAGTTATCTGATGTAAATTCCAATTACACCGTTGTCATTTTTGGTGCAAGTTGGTGCCCCCAATGTCCGGTGGAGTTATCTCAAATGATTCGTAAATATCCTGCATGGAAAGCGCATAACGTGGAGGTCGTTTTTGTATCCCTGGACGACAGTAAGCAGGCGTTTAAAAGTTTCGCATCTGTGTTTCCCTTTATCAGTATTTGTGATTATAAAAAATGGGAAAGTCCCAATGTAAAAAAATACCATGTATTTGCAACACCAACCATCTACCTTCTTGATCATAAACAGGAGATTTTACTTCGTCCCCATTCGGTGAGCCAATTGGATTCCTGGATTGATTGGTATCTGTTAAAAGGGAATAAATAA